A genomic region of Venturia canescens isolate UGA chromosome 9, ASM1945775v1, whole genome shotgun sequence contains the following coding sequences:
- the Ahcy gene encoding adenosylhomocysteinase, translating into MPGKPEYKVADLTLAEWGRKEITMAENEMPGLMAIRKKYGPKKVLKGARIAGCLHMTVQTAVLIETLTELGAEVQWSSCNIFSTQDHAAAAIAKTGVPVYAWKGETDEEYLWCIEQTLVFKNNKPLNLILDDGGDLTNLVHTKFPEYLKECRGISEETTTGVHNLYRMVKNGTLKVPAINVNDSVTKSKFDNLYGCRESLIDGIKRATDIMIAGKVCVVAGYGDVGKGCAQSLRALGGRVIVTEIDPINALQAAMEGYEVTTMEEACSKGQIYVTTTGCKDIIIGAHFESMPNDAIVCNIGHFDCEIQVSWLEKNAVEKVNIKPQVDRFKLKNGRHIILLAEGRLVNLGCATGHSSFVMSNSFTNQVLAQIELWTKNESYSLKVHMLPKKLDEEVAALHLDHLGVKLTKLTTDQAKYLDIPAEGPFKPDHYRY; encoded by the exons atgCCAGGAAAGCCTGAATACAAAGTTG CTGATTTAACCCTGGCCGAATGGGGTCGAAAAGAAATAACCATGGCCGAAAACGAGATGCCTGGATTAATggcgattcgtaaaaaatacGGGCCTAAAAAAGTTCTTAAAGGTGCACGTATTGCCGGTTGTTTACATATGACCGTACAAACAGCGGTGCTTATTGAAACACTCACTGAACTCGGAGCAGAG GTACAATGGTCGTCTTGTAACATATTCAGCACTCAGGATCACGCAGCTGCAGCAATCGCCAAAACAGGAGTCCCAGTTTACGCATGGAAGGGGGAAACTGATGAAGAGTATCTTTGGTGCATCGAGCAGACGCTCGTCTTCAAAAACAATAAGCCCTTGAACTTAATTTTGGACGATGGCGGTGATCTTACCAATCTCGTACACACTAAATTCCCAGAATATCTCAAAGAGTGTCGAGGCATTTCCGAAGAGACTACTACCGGCGTTCATAACTTATACCGTATGGTCAAAAATGGCACCCTCAAAGTTCCAGCAATAAACGTTAATGATTCCGTCACGAAG AGTAAATTTGATAATCTTTACGGATGCCGCGAATCGCTGATTGACGGTATAAAGCGTGCGACGGATATTATGATCGCAGGAAAAGTCTGTGTCGTCGCCGGATACGGAGACGTGGGTAAGGGCTGCGCCCAGAGTCTCCGGGCCTTGGGTGGTCGCGTAATCGTCACCGAGATTGATCCGATAAACGCTCTGCAAGCTGCGATGGAAGGTTACGAGGTCACCACGATGGAGGAGGCTTGCTCGAAAGGTCAAATCTATGTGACGACAACTGGCTGCAAAGATATTATTATCGGGGCTCATTTCGAGAGTATGCCCAATGACGCAATCGTCTGTAACATCGGCCATTTCGATTGTGAAATTCAAGTCTCGTGGCTAGAAAAAAATGCGGTAGAAAAAGTCAACATCAAGCCTCAAGTCGATCGTTTTAAACTGAAGAATGGAAG acacATTATTTTGTTGGCCGAGGGCAGATTGGTAAACTTGGGATGTGCCACTGGCCACTCCAGTTTcgtaatgagcaattcattcaCGAATCAGGTTCTCGCACAGATTGAGTTGTGGACCAAGAACGAATCTTACTCGCTCAAAGTTCATATGCTACCCAAAAAG TTGGACGAAGAAGTTGCAGCCTTGCATTTGGACCATTTGGGTGTCAAGTTAACGAAACTCACTACAGACCAAGCCAAGTATCTTGACATACCAGCCGAAGGACCTTTCAAACCCGATCACTACAGATATTAG
- the LOC122416380 gene encoding CHH-like protein, whose translation MLLYQRALIFGCIVAVMLSAVLANPVAKPQQEPKSAVHAPGNCSSIMNETIYLEKEKNCIECNKVFKTEELLNLCYSDCFTSSYYKGCQEILNPTSRKLPSNQTVHSEHSVQPTV comes from the exons ATGCTTCTCTACCAAAGAGCCCTTATTTTTGGATGCATCGTGGCTGTCATGCTTTCTGCTGTCTTAGCCAACCCAGTAGCAAAACCTCAGCAAGAACCGAAGAGCGCCGTGCATGCTCCAGGAAACTGTAGTTCAATCATGAACGAGACAATATATttggaaaaggaaaagaattgtATCGAGTGTAACAAGGTGTTTAAAACAGAGGAGTTACTGAACCTATGCTA CTCCGACTGCTTCACCTCATCTTACTATAAAGGATGCCAAGAAATTTTGAATCCGACTAGTCGGAAATTGCCGTCCAACCAAACCGTTCATTCCGAACATTCCGTCCAACCGACTGTCTAA